One Romeriopsis navalis LEGE 11480 genomic window carries:
- a CDS encoding AMIN domain-containing protein, whose amino-acid sequence MERSTVAVQQSFRRGAVAAVSAVVALTAQAAQAAQLAEFQYSPQSSQLTFVLPDGVKPRYFLMAQPARIVLDIPDVQIGELPAEQQFAGAVKRVELSQVQPQLARVILEMSPDAVFARGQVSLQNVGDASPGNDRWVLQPLLAKPVKPVAQPVTPLVPETQPVLETPVPVAVPAPAISPTTLPARSALPPMELPAVTIPVEAPPTPSLDRVTRITAKPAPPVELPPGMEAVVGTPTLPPLPQTPVNDVAIASPAKPSAPAQMLPDLTPSTSPEVIAPPLASVPVARLPESSSTLTVPPPPPLLQASIVNRSVAVPTSPSNANSPAALVQPQPVMRPDLQASPQPLPLRQPIVSVPPLTSITRSSNDSVLPTSGLPPLPQTSNQSAVAGVTSTAMPPVAASVSVPTTTDDLPPLPTVSPRSGIRRTAMANVIFPSTTLPTTSTLFTPPPSTSTAVVVPQTRITPQPATGVVEFGQRLPGTAVALPATSRFAASATTSFPAGATIVALDNLTTGGVVVPAGTTIRLRYDQTEPLKLQSGQRQQSLLSLQSPIVDTQGRVIAAQGSLVLGEFATGKEGSQFTTQVLSLANRNLSLNAQSDLLKSTKRISNNNLLQNSGIGAVAGAILGGLNGSVLGGAAAGAAITYAVSPRETMLQPGQVVEVKLLRDFLSNR is encoded by the coding sequence ATGGAAAGAAGTACGGTGGCAGTACAACAAAGTTTTCGGCGCGGCGCAGTTGCTGCGGTAAGTGCAGTTGTGGCATTGACGGCCCAGGCCGCGCAGGCCGCGCAGTTGGCAGAATTTCAATATAGTCCGCAATCCAGTCAGCTGACGTTTGTGCTGCCGGATGGCGTGAAGCCGCGCTACTTTCTGATGGCCCAACCGGCGCGAATTGTGTTGGATATTCCTGATGTCCAGATTGGTGAGTTGCCGGCGGAGCAGCAATTTGCGGGTGCCGTTAAGCGAGTGGAATTGTCCCAGGTTCAGCCACAATTGGCGCGTGTGATTTTAGAAATGTCTCCGGATGCGGTGTTTGCGCGTGGCCAAGTGAGTTTACAAAATGTGGGTGATGCCTCGCCCGGCAACGATCGCTGGGTTTTGCAGCCGTTATTGGCGAAGCCAGTTAAACCAGTTGCCCAGCCGGTGACACCATTAGTGCCGGAGACTCAACCTGTTCTAGAAACTCCGGTGCCAGTGGCCGTGCCAGCGCCAGCGATTTCACCAACGACTTTACCGGCGCGATCGGCGTTGCCCCCGATGGAGTTGCCTGCCGTAACGATTCCCGTTGAAGCACCGCCGACGCCATCGCTTGATCGTGTGACGCGGATTACCGCAAAGCCCGCACCCCCAGTTGAGCTACCACCGGGTATGGAAGCCGTAGTGGGGACACCGACTTTGCCGCCACTGCCGCAGACACCGGTGAATGATGTGGCGATTGCCTCACCCGCGAAGCCATCTGCCCCAGCGCAAATGCTGCCGGATTTAACGCCATCAACCTCGCCCGAGGTGATAGCGCCACCCTTAGCCTCTGTCCCAGTAGCACGGTTGCCAGAATCTTCTTCGACCTTGACTGTGCCACCGCCACCACCCTTGCTGCAAGCCTCGATTGTGAATCGATCGGTAGCGGTGCCAACTTCACCCTCGAACGCCAATAGTCCCGCGGCGCTAGTGCAGCCACAGCCGGTGATGCGTCCAGATTTGCAGGCTTCCCCGCAGCCATTGCCGCTGCGTCAGCCCATTGTATCGGTGCCGCCGCTCACTTCGATTACCCGCTCATCGAATGATTCGGTCTTGCCGACGTCCGGGTTGCCACCATTGCCGCAAACTTCAAATCAAAGTGCTGTGGCTGGAGTCACCAGTACCGCTATGCCACCAGTGGCGGCTTCTGTCTCCGTCCCTACGACCACGGATGATTTACCACCGTTACCGACAGTATCGCCGCGATCCGGAATTCGCCGGACAGCAATGGCAAACGTGATTTTTCCCTCGACTACCTTACCCACGACCTCAACTTTGTTTACGCCGCCACCGTCGACCTCGACGGCCGTTGTTGTACCGCAGACGCGGATTACGCCACAGCCGGCAACGGGCGTTGTCGAATTTGGTCAACGTTTGCCTGGTACCGCAGTCGCTTTGCCAGCAACTTCACGGTTTGCTGCGTCGGCAACGACAAGCTTCCCTGCTGGGGCCACGATTGTGGCATTAGATAATCTGACTACGGGTGGCGTTGTTGTGCCTGCCGGGACGACAATTCGTTTGCGTTACGACCAAACTGAGCCGCTGAAGCTCCAGTCTGGGCAGCGCCAGCAAAGTCTCTTGAGTTTACAATCCCCGATCGTTGATACCCAAGGTCGGGTCATTGCCGCCCAAGGTAGCCTGGTACTGGGTGAATTTGCAACGGGTAAAGAAGGCAGTCAATTTACCACCCAAGTTTTGTCCCTGGCGAATCGGAATTTATCACTGAATGCGCAGTCGGATCTGCTGAAATCGACGAAGCGGATTTCGAATAATAACCTGTTGCAAAATTCTGGGATTGGTGCGGTTGCCGGTGCGATTCTTGGTGGACTGAACGGTAGTGTGCTAGGTGGTGCGGCGGCTGGTGCGGCAATTACCTATGCGGTGTCGCCCCGAGAGACGATGCTACAGCCTGGTCAAGTTGTCGAGGTCAAGCTATTGCGTGATTTCCTTTCGAACCGCTAG
- a CDS encoding DUF1802 family protein gives MLKQALKEWDVAVNALTAGETILLMRKGGIREARGQFDVAVKSVLLYPTYEHQKSALLKPAYAHQVQPVASGWHPTQVTLRSFAQITDIFYLTAAATVDALQAFHVWNHDFVHERLHWQPQRPLSIICLRVFALPEPQIIPYHAKYGGCRSWIELNQSVDIADATAVISDVEYAARVAQIRAICQS, from the coding sequence ATGCTGAAGCAGGCCCTAAAAGAATGGGATGTTGCGGTCAATGCGTTGACTGCGGGTGAAACAATTCTATTGATGCGTAAAGGTGGCATTCGGGAAGCCCGCGGTCAGTTCGACGTAGCAGTTAAATCGGTGTTGCTTTATCCGACCTATGAGCATCAAAAAAGTGCGCTACTCAAACCGGCCTATGCGCATCAGGTGCAGCCCGTTGCCTCTGGCTGGCATCCGACCCAGGTGACGTTGCGGTCGTTTGCGCAGATTACCGATATTTTTTATCTTACTGCGGCGGCTACGGTTGATGCGTTGCAGGCGTTTCATGTCTGGAATCATGACTTTGTGCATGAGCGCTTGCATTGGCAGCCGCAGCGCCCATTATCGATCATTTGTTTGCGTGTTTTCGCTTTACCGGAACCACAAATTATTCCGTACCACGCAAAGTATGGTGGATGTCGCTCTTGGATTGAACTGAATCAATCTGTGGATATTGCCGATGCCACGGCTGTTATATCCGATGTTGAGTATGCGGCGCGGGTCGCGCAAATCCGCGCGATTTGCCAATCGTAA
- a CDS encoding response regulator has translation MKLLLVEDNRQLADQLADALTDQNYVVDVARDGEEGWDLMTYGHYDLVMLDVTLPKMDGVSLCRKIRAKGYQTPVLMLTARSSSTDKVTGLDAGADDYLAKPVALNELNARLRALLRRNHKELTPVLEQGLLKLDPSSCQVTYDGKPVKLSPKEYLLLELFLRNGQRIYSRKAILDQLWGLDAELPGEDTVKAHIKGLRQRLRAVGVDNLIESVYGLGYRLNSEYVDANSAGPAGKVTDTPSLIIVTSEGTRAEKLQNAMHEWRSTPMGLIPAADLATHLHAIQPQLLLLDLTNDNESSLALCQTARQHKAWAWLPIIALVRRDDANIIRQAYEAGCDDVLEQPIPVGDLQSRVRNRLERVNTMRQCFTHKPVSAVT, from the coding sequence ATGAAATTGCTGCTCGTCGAAGATAATCGCCAACTGGCCGATCAGTTAGCCGATGCACTCACCGACCAAAACTATGTTGTTGATGTCGCCCGCGACGGTGAGGAAGGTTGGGACTTAATGACCTATGGTCACTACGATTTGGTCATGCTCGACGTCACCTTGCCCAAAATGGACGGGGTCAGTCTTTGCCGGAAGATTCGCGCAAAAGGCTATCAAACACCGGTACTGATGCTGACGGCTCGGAGTAGCAGCACCGATAAAGTCACGGGGCTCGATGCCGGCGCTGATGATTATTTAGCCAAACCAGTCGCCCTCAATGAGCTGAACGCACGACTGCGCGCGCTCCTCCGGCGCAACCATAAGGAATTGACCCCAGTCCTTGAGCAAGGCCTACTCAAATTAGATCCAAGCAGCTGCCAAGTCACCTATGATGGCAAACCCGTCAAACTATCTCCTAAAGAATATTTACTGCTAGAACTATTCCTCCGTAACGGTCAGCGGATCTATAGCCGGAAAGCAATTTTAGATCAATTGTGGGGCCTCGATGCCGAACTACCGGGTGAGGATACCGTCAAAGCACACATTAAAGGCTTACGACAACGCCTGCGGGCCGTCGGCGTCGATAATTTAATCGAATCAGTGTACGGCTTAGGCTATCGGTTGAACTCGGAATATGTCGATGCCAATTCTGCCGGTCCTGCCGGCAAGGTTACCGACACACCATCCTTAATCATCGTCACATCAGAAGGCACGCGGGCCGAGAAATTGCAAAATGCCATGCATGAATGGCGCTCGACACCAATGGGCCTAATCCCAGCCGCCGATTTAGCCACCCACCTCCATGCCATTCAACCCCAACTCTTACTCTTAGATTTAACTAACGATAATGAGTCGAGTTTAGCCCTCTGCCAAACCGCCCGACAACATAAGGCGTGGGCGTGGCTACCGATCATTGCCTTAGTCCGCCGGGATGATGCCAACATTATTCGCCAGGCCTATGAGGCCGGTTGCGATGATGTACTTGAGCAACCAATTCCGGTTGGCGATCTCCAGAGTCGGGTGCGCAACCGCCTGGAACGAGTTAACACCATGCGTCAATGTTTTACGCATAAACCAGTTAGTGCCGTAACTTAA
- a CDS encoding fused MFS/spermidine synthase gives MFKRDSAMVALKTDFQAVEYVETTAFGHALVLDGLMQSAELDEHLYHEALVHPAMFLHPCPKRVLIIGGGEGATLREVLKHNTVEAVTMVDIDGELVDFCKQNLHAWHAGTFDDPRLNLLHEDGRAFLENTHEQYDVILTDITDGLSDSPILALYTKEFYCLCHEHLTPQGVMSVQAFTLTIHRWQEHALIARTIAAAFPIARSYTAFIPSFLLTWGFVLATKTVDPLTVTAATIADRIIARGMEDKLRAYDQITHAAYFSLLRELRQNIARPGGIVEDGKAFSLDV, from the coding sequence ATGTTTAAGCGCGATAGCGCGATGGTCGCCCTCAAGACTGATTTTCAGGCAGTTGAATATGTCGAGACGACTGCCTTTGGTCATGCGCTAGTGTTGGATGGGCTGATGCAGTCGGCCGAATTAGATGAGCATTTGTATCATGAGGCACTTGTACATCCAGCCATGTTTTTGCATCCGTGCCCCAAGCGCGTTTTGATTATTGGCGGCGGGGAAGGTGCGACCTTACGGGAAGTACTGAAGCATAATACGGTGGAAGCCGTGACGATGGTGGATATCGATGGGGAGTTAGTCGATTTTTGTAAGCAAAATCTACACGCTTGGCATGCCGGGACTTTTGATGATCCGCGCCTTAATTTATTGCATGAAGATGGTCGGGCATTTCTGGAAAATACGCACGAACAATATGATGTGATTTTGACTGACATCACCGATGGTTTATCGGACAGTCCAATTCTGGCACTGTATACCAAAGAATTTTATTGTCTGTGCCATGAGCATTTAACCCCGCAGGGGGTGATGTCGGTGCAGGCGTTTACTCTGACAATTCACCGTTGGCAAGAGCATGCGCTGATTGCGCGAACGATCGCCGCTGCATTCCCGATCGCCCGCAGCTATACTGCGTTTATTCCCTCCTTCTTATTGACCTGGGGATTTGTATTGGCAACCAAAACCGTTGATCCACTGACGGTCACAGCGGCAACAATTGCCGATCGAATCATTGCCCGTGGGATGGAAGATAAGCTGCGTGCTTATGATCAAATTACCCATGCGGCTTATTTCAGCTTGTTGCGGGAACTGCGTCAAAATATTGCCCGACCAGGGGGCATTGTGGAAGATGGGAAAGCCTTTAGCCTTGATGTTTAG
- the speD gene encoding adenosylmethionine decarboxylase translates to MQQFDFYGRHLLLNFSGCEADLNDLERIRQDMMDAVNHIGATILSHMEHQFDPMGVSVVLMLSESHASVHTYPEHKACFLDVFTCGHTIDVKPFGELLEERWQPRWASTQMYERLDPTSLKLPAIPALRS, encoded by the coding sequence ATGCAACAGTTTGATTTCTACGGGAGACATCTCTTGTTGAACTTCTCGGGCTGTGAAGCCGACCTCAATGATTTGGAACGCATTCGTCAGGACATGATGGATGCGGTGAATCACATCGGCGCGACTATTCTTTCCCATATGGAGCATCAGTTTGATCCAATGGGTGTTTCGGTTGTCTTGATGCTTTCGGAATCGCATGCGAGTGTCCATACTTATCCCGAGCATAAAGCCTGTTTTCTTGATGTATTTACCTGTGGGCACACGATCGATGTGAAGCCATTTGGTGAATTGTTAGAGGAACGTTGGCAACCGCGTTGGGCCAGTACCCAAATGTATGAACGGCTCGATCCGACTAGTCTGAAGTTGCCCGCAATTCCGGCCTTAAGGTCCTAG
- a CDS encoding SLBB domain-containing protein — protein MSSSNRPGWNASSVVGPLGLIGILAAPTITLPAVAATSLAPSVQPPAAAAVDIQNEYVLGAGDRLKAEFFGVPEFSQDYQVLPNGSLNLPRVGGVTVAGMTLRQASAVIGNRYRRYLTRPLVTLSLVAGRPVNVAIAGEINRPGAYGMSSALLNGNSVNSVVVPTLTQLIKQAEGITQAADLAQVKITRRHATGTSVRQVNLWQLLRAGDASQDIRLQDGDSIYIPATANIDLAAARERTRTNISTNSNRPLRIAIVGEVNRPGPYTIFEGAQNADGRTATPNSIAPTITKALQISGGITQMADLRNIHVHRQTHNGQAQRIKVDFWELLKSGDVLQDLPLQDGDRIEIARASTPNKAELSDRAKASFSPDKIAVNVVGEVERPGSVSINPNAPLNEGLFAAGGFNKRARKRNVTLVRLEPDGTASKREIAIDFSKGRNEQTNPSLRDGDTIIVKRSGLAGVGDSLGILSAPITGAFSVLRLLGIVR, from the coding sequence ATGAGTTCTTCGAATCGTCCCGGATGGAATGCATCAAGCGTTGTTGGACCACTCGGCCTGATTGGCATATTGGCCGCACCCACCATCACCTTACCGGCAGTCGCCGCAACGAGTCTGGCACCATCCGTTCAGCCACCCGCAGCGGCAGCCGTTGATATCCAGAATGAGTATGTTTTAGGTGCTGGTGATCGACTTAAAGCCGAATTTTTCGGTGTACCGGAATTTAGTCAAGACTATCAAGTTCTGCCCAATGGCTCATTAAACCTACCCCGAGTTGGGGGCGTCACTGTGGCGGGGATGACGCTGCGTCAAGCATCAGCCGTCATCGGCAACCGCTATCGCCGCTATCTGACTCGCCCCCTTGTGACACTCAGTCTGGTGGCTGGCCGGCCAGTCAATGTGGCGATCGCCGGTGAAATTAATCGACCCGGAGCCTACGGCATGAGTAGTGCTCTATTAAATGGGAACTCAGTTAATAGTGTTGTCGTACCCACCCTCACGCAGCTGATCAAACAAGCCGAAGGCATTACTCAAGCAGCAGATTTAGCACAGGTAAAAATTACCCGGCGTCATGCGACCGGCACGAGCGTGCGTCAAGTAAATCTGTGGCAACTCTTACGGGCTGGCGATGCCTCGCAGGATATTCGACTACAGGACGGCGATAGCATCTATATCCCCGCAACTGCGAATATTGATTTGGCCGCTGCGCGAGAACGCACACGCACCAACATTTCCACCAATAGCAACCGCCCACTCCGGATTGCGATTGTGGGTGAAGTCAATCGGCCCGGGCCTTACACAATTTTTGAAGGGGCTCAAAATGCGGATGGACGGACAGCGACACCAAACTCGATCGCCCCAACGATTACGAAAGCGCTACAGATTTCCGGGGGCATTACTCAAATGGCTGACCTGCGGAATATTCACGTGCACCGGCAAACACACAACGGTCAAGCCCAGCGGATTAAAGTCGATTTTTGGGAATTGTTAAAGTCCGGCGATGTCCTCCAGGATCTGCCCCTGCAAGATGGTGATCGCATTGAGATTGCCCGCGCCAGTACACCCAATAAAGCCGAATTAAGCGATCGTGCTAAAGCCAGCTTCTCCCCCGACAAAATTGCCGTGAATGTCGTTGGTGAAGTCGAGCGGCCGGGGAGTGTCTCCATCAACCCGAATGCCCCGCTGAATGAAGGTCTATTCGCCGCCGGTGGTTTTAATAAACGCGCCCGGAAACGCAATGTTACCTTAGTCCGGCTGGAACCCGATGGCACTGCCTCCAAACGCGAAATCGCCATCGACTTTAGCAAAGGGCGCAATGAACAGACCAATCCGTCCCTCCGAGACGGCGATACGATCATCGTTAAACGCAGTGGGCTCGCCGGTGTTGGTGATTCTCTCGGCATCTTAAGTGCTCCCATCACTGGCGCCTTTAGTGTCCTACGACTACTGGGCATCGTGCGTTAG
- a CDS encoding glycosyltransferase, with protein MKIALVHDYLTQKGGAERVFELLCRHYPDADIFTSLYDPDRTIELGDRLVNTTILQGVPGARKYFRLMAPFYYPAFRLLDLQEYDLIISSSTSFAKSVRKRPDAKHICFCHNVTRFLWDTQTYLREYSDFQNFYPILDKIFRVMRQQDLKYAQEPDIYIANSSTVAERIRKIYGKPAMVINYPIDTDQFEFSNQKDNYYLASARMISYKRLDVIIEAFNWLGWPLKITGEGPEYDRLKSQAMSNVELLGHVSDHERKTLMTNAKSVVIAALEDYGLVPIEANASGTPVISYGAGGVLDTQVSGETGVFFQRQTPESLHNALISANTMNWDYAKIRNHAIDNFSEATFFQRVEKMTNEIAMDFIR; from the coding sequence ATGAAAATCGCCTTAGTGCACGATTATCTGACGCAAAAAGGAGGGGCCGAACGAGTCTTTGAATTACTCTGCCGCCACTACCCTGATGCGGATATCTTCACATCGCTATATGACCCCGATCGCACCATTGAGCTCGGTGATCGATTAGTCAATACGACTATTCTCCAAGGCGTTCCCGGCGCTCGAAAATACTTTCGACTGATGGCACCGTTCTACTATCCAGCCTTCCGCTTATTGGATTTACAGGAGTATGACTTAATCATTAGCAGCAGTACCAGCTTTGCAAAATCCGTGCGGAAACGACCGGATGCCAAACATATCTGCTTTTGCCATAACGTCACCCGCTTTCTCTGGGATACTCAAACCTATTTACGCGAGTATAGTGATTTCCAAAATTTTTATCCCATTTTGGATAAGATTTTTCGGGTCATGCGGCAGCAAGATTTGAAGTATGCCCAAGAACCCGATATCTATATTGCGAATTCCAGCACTGTCGCAGAGCGGATTCGCAAGATTTACGGGAAGCCCGCCATGGTAATTAACTATCCGATCGATACCGATCAGTTTGAATTCTCTAACCAGAAAGACAATTACTATCTGGCATCAGCGAGGATGATTAGTTACAAACGTCTCGATGTGATTATCGAAGCGTTTAATTGGCTCGGTTGGCCGCTCAAAATCACGGGTGAAGGGCCGGAGTACGATCGACTAAAATCCCAAGCCATGAGCAACGTTGAACTACTCGGTCATGTTAGTGATCACGAACGCAAAACCTTAATGACTAACGCCAAATCAGTGGTCATTGCCGCACTCGAAGACTATGGTTTAGTGCCAATTGAAGCCAATGCCAGCGGCACACCCGTGATTTCCTACGGCGCCGGTGGAGTGCTCGACACACAAGTTTCCGGCGAAACCGGCGTATTTTTTCAGCGGCAAACCCCTGAATCGTTACATAACGCCCTCATTAGCGCTAACACCATGAATTGGGACTATGCCAAAATTCGCAATCACGCAATCGACAACTTTTCCGAAGCCACATTTTTTCAACGCGTTGAAAAAATGACCAATGAAATTGCCATGGACTTCATACGATAG
- a CDS encoding GumC family protein — protein MATNSISTAAEIQEPDLGYGQLLGILLRRRWWLISGVLVGITLGGILGYRAKPTFTSSLQLLVEPNYRSKNNARGGEAEFSDVQVEVDIATQTQLLKSTKLVQRAMRSLQSQFSELNPADPRAVVDFKKSLEVGQVASSNKNDKGGTKIFQVSYVANDPNKAQIIVQSLQKIYQEYNLEQQRERLDKGLAFVNKQLPTTIKKVKQAESRLEKFRRDQQMLDPAVQGQALESSINRIIQEQQVNRTQLSELQNRYADLQRRIGLSPQQALLASRLSQSSRYQSLLNEVQKTELSLAQQRLRFQPGTPEIEQITDLRQKQIQLLRTEVSRVIGAIGSNNSQLLRAGQLGQLDLGLINQLVTTQVELQGAVARSQNLINEERQIRNELQRFPKLLAVYNQLLPDITLNRNTMKQLLQAKQDIGLEIARGGYDWQVVEEPQVGLQNDPSLSRFLLLGSVAGLMVGGMIAFAREAIDDAVHSSEELQKQVTLPLLGMVPGLRVSQNLPQLPFNKPATLTAEASVILNWQPFRDAIDLLYQNMQLLHPDGALKSLVVTSALSGEGKSTLSLALAMSAARLNKRVLLIDADLRRPSLHKLLNLQNEQGLSSLLRSDVPIAELTEAQAAANRSNLAIVTAGPSPHDPAKLLSSKRMQELITRFEDSYDLVLLDAPPVLGMVDAVLSSACTSGTLLVGRLDQVTRSELDQAMSVLKPLNVVGVVANGAEAPSIDVSYVAEERSATPAVATA, from the coding sequence ATGGCGACTAATTCTATATCTACCGCAGCAGAAATCCAGGAGCCAGATCTCGGCTATGGACAGTTATTAGGCATTTTACTGCGCCGCCGCTGGTGGCTGATTAGTGGTGTGCTCGTTGGCATCACCCTGGGCGGAATCTTGGGCTATCGTGCCAAACCCACATTTACAAGTTCTTTGCAACTGCTGGTTGAACCCAACTACCGCAGTAAGAATAATGCCCGCGGGGGTGAGGCAGAATTTTCAGATGTGCAAGTTGAAGTCGATATCGCCACCCAAACCCAGCTCCTGAAGAGTACAAAACTGGTGCAACGGGCCATGCGATCGTTGCAATCACAGTTCTCTGAGCTAAATCCCGCTGACCCACGCGCTGTGGTCGATTTTAAGAAATCACTCGAAGTCGGACAAGTCGCCTCAAGCAATAAAAATGATAAGGGCGGCACCAAGATTTTCCAGGTTTCCTATGTCGCCAATGATCCAAACAAAGCCCAAATTATTGTTCAGTCACTCCAGAAAATTTATCAGGAATATAACCTGGAGCAGCAACGCGAACGACTCGATAAAGGACTTGCGTTCGTTAATAAGCAACTGCCAACCACAATTAAAAAAGTCAAACAGGCAGAGAGTCGCTTAGAGAAATTTCGCCGCGATCAGCAAATGCTTGATCCGGCAGTCCAGGGACAAGCGCTCGAATCATCGATTAATCGGATCATTCAGGAGCAGCAAGTCAACCGGACACAGCTGAGCGAACTCCAAAATCGCTACGCCGATCTCCAACGGCGGATTGGGCTATCTCCCCAACAAGCACTACTCGCCTCACGGCTATCGCAGTCGTCGCGTTATCAATCACTGCTGAATGAAGTGCAGAAAACCGAGCTGAGCCTCGCCCAGCAGCGGCTACGGTTCCAGCCAGGCACACCAGAAATTGAGCAAATTACGGATTTACGTCAGAAGCAAATTCAGCTGCTACGGACTGAAGTCAGCCGGGTGATCGGGGCGATCGGCAGCAACAATAGCCAATTGCTCCGGGCCGGACAGTTGGGCCAACTCGATTTAGGCTTAATCAATCAACTTGTGACCACACAGGTGGAACTGCAAGGGGCCGTTGCCCGGTCACAGAACCTGATCAACGAGGAACGCCAAATTCGCAACGAATTACAGCGCTTCCCGAAATTACTCGCCGTCTATAATCAACTGTTGCCAGACATTACGCTCAACCGTAATACGATGAAGCAGCTGCTACAAGCGAAGCAAGATATCGGCCTGGAGATCGCGCGCGGTGGCTATGACTGGCAAGTTGTAGAAGAACCCCAAGTCGGTTTACAAAACGATCCGAGCCTCAGTCGATTTCTCCTCCTCGGCTCCGTCGCCGGTTTAATGGTTGGGGGAATGATTGCCTTCGCACGTGAAGCGATCGATGATGCAGTGCACAGTTCGGAAGAACTCCAAAAGCAAGTCACGTTGCCATTGCTGGGGATGGTACCAGGTCTGCGCGTCAGCCAAAACTTACCCCAGTTACCCTTTAACAAGCCGGCAACCCTCACCGCAGAGGCGTCAGTTATTCTGAACTGGCAACCGTTCCGGGATGCGATCGATTTGCTGTATCAGAACATGCAGCTGCTACATCCCGACGGCGCACTCAAATCTCTTGTGGTCACCTCGGCGCTATCGGGTGAAGGGAAATCGACCCTATCACTCGCGTTGGCCATGAGCGCCGCCCGCTTAAATAAACGGGTTCTGTTAATTGATGCAGACTTACGCCGTCCCAGCCTCCATAAGCTACTGAATCTTCAGAATGAACAGGGTCTATCATCACTATTACGCAGCGATGTCCCCATTGCGGAATTAACGGAAGCCCAAGCGGCCGCGAACCGGAGTAATCTGGCGATCGTCACCGCCGGTCCCAGTCCCCACGACCCAGCCAAACTCCTCAGTTCCAAGCGGATGCAAGAACTGATTACGCGCTTTGAAGACAGCTACGACCTCGTTTTACTGGATGCACCACCAGTCTTGGGCATGGTTGACGCGGTTTTGTCTTCCGCCTGCACCTCTGGCACATTGCTGGTTGGGCGTTTGGATCAAGTGACGCGTAGCGAGCTCGATCAGGCCATGAGCGTCCTCAAACCACTGAATGTCGTTGGAGTTGTTGCGAATGGCGCCGAAGCGCCAAGTATCGATGTCAGTTATGTTGCAGAGGAGCGTTCAGCGACGCCCGCAGTAGCGACCGCTTAA